From Oceanipulchritudo coccoides, the proteins below share one genomic window:
- a CDS encoding phasin family protein, whose amino-acid sequence MLDALKHTLYAGLGATVVTVEKIEAGLQDLVSRGKISADEARETARKISEESKKEFTEARSSLESMFEDLLKKAPVARSKDVEEINKRLDSIQKELKKLKSSDS is encoded by the coding sequence ATGCTGGATGCACTAAAACACACACTCTATGCCGGACTCGGGGCAACCGTGGTCACGGTCGAGAAAATTGAAGCCGGTCTTCAGGACCTTGTCTCACGGGGAAAGATCTCTGCCGATGAGGCTCGCGAAACCGCCCGGAAGATATCCGAGGAGAGCAAAAAGGAATTCACAGAGGCTCGTAGCTCCTTGGAATCCATGTTCGAGGACTTGCTTAAAAAGGCGCCCGTCGCCCGCAGCAAGGATGTCGAGGAGATCAACAAGCGGCTCGATTCAATCCAGAAGGAATTGAAAAAGCTAAAATCCTCCGATTCCTGA
- a CDS encoding tetratricopeptide repeat protein, protein MIRPKPHTLLFVLTLWMVLISSLSAEQSANELFISGNIAYGNGSFVEAEQAYRQVLEVGRSAEVHFNLGNALAQQGKWSEASFHYMKAYSLNPNFEPARANLLLAASKMNLANEFPQLSNPARLLSQSGWTLVAAIAFWAALILFFYRDFVSFTIPLARSIGVISLICLLVSAVAIVQHQLFKDWSVVSSPIVSLRVAPTDASPGDSILIEGDPIRVLGEQAGFYHVMTSAGDEGYILLDEIHPIGND, encoded by the coding sequence ATGATACGCCCTAAACCACACACTCTGCTCTTCGTCCTGACCCTCTGGATGGTCTTGATAAGCTCTCTTTCAGCGGAACAGAGCGCCAACGAACTTTTCATAAGCGGTAACATTGCCTACGGAAACGGTTCATTTGTGGAAGCGGAGCAGGCCTACCGCCAGGTTCTCGAAGTCGGTCGCTCCGCGGAAGTGCATTTCAATCTCGGCAACGCCCTTGCCCAGCAGGGAAAGTGGAGCGAGGCGTCATTTCACTACATGAAGGCCTATTCGCTGAACCCGAATTTTGAGCCGGCCAGAGCCAACCTCCTGCTAGCCGCATCCAAAATGAACCTGGCAAATGAGTTTCCCCAGCTTTCCAACCCGGCAAGGTTATTGTCACAGTCCGGCTGGACCTTGGTGGCGGCAATTGCTTTCTGGGCCGCCTTGATCTTGTTCTTCTACCGCGATTTTGTCTCCTTCACCATTCCCCTTGCCCGCTCCATCGGGGTTATCAGCCTAATTTGCCTGCTGGTTTCGGCCGTTGCCATCGTTCAGCACCAGCTCTTCAAGGACTGGTCGGTCGTTTCCTCCCCGATAGTTTCCCTCCGCGTAGCCCCAACCGATGCCAGTCCGGGAGATTCTATCCTGATTGAGGGCGATCCGATCCGGGTCCTTGGCGAACAGGCAGGCTTCTACCATGTCATGACTTCCGCCGGTGACGAAGGATATATTCTCCTCGATGAGATTCATCCGATCGGCAATGATTGA
- a CDS encoding BatD family protein produces the protein MEYFDIKNHYKFVPLLFGMLTCLLANAQEISVRAEVSPSVVMVGERAEYTLRFINTTQIPNMGTPRVDGLAFSSGMSTSSFRQIINGAVTVETRGSWSFTATRTGTFIIPGRTTRISGQTVEIQPVTFEVVPMDEATRSRAFLQLELPDGPYYVGQALTAKLGLFVRDDLTLSNIAFPEREGEGFLNTEFDDNPNRTRTRVSGRIYEAFVWEFILTPIKSGPTSLRFIQNIAIQESSSDNRFPRFFNLDRTQTKPLALFTDTLEVDVLPLPEDNRPASFSDAVGEFNLTATLSTRELVVGEPITLTLTLSGTGNFDRIAPPRIPEWENWRLYPPKVEFKPGGDLGISGSKSFEYILIPQSETIEEVPSLEYAYFNPENSDYTTVQIDAQPVTVAPSSKPVDSGVFLGSDFNEQEEEERIPEALLPIRPETGALIQTGPPWENYRFWMVNGSFAIILLGVALVLHRKRRLRDDNQLARRHAGSRKVRKSLQRAGKAASSEDAEAFFIEARSAIQERVSHLSKTPLEAKTLVTSDCLDILKDSDLPDSVVQKCSQILHAADASQFAGSPASTKNLLSHADELRELISDLNRFQK, from the coding sequence ATGGAATATTTTGATATAAAAAATCACTACAAATTCGTCCCGTTGTTATTCGGGATGCTCACTTGCCTGTTGGCGAACGCACAGGAAATTTCCGTCCGCGCGGAGGTAAGCCCGTCGGTCGTCATGGTCGGCGAAAGGGCGGAATATACGCTGCGCTTTATCAACACGACACAGATCCCGAACATGGGCACCCCTCGTGTCGACGGATTGGCCTTCTCGAGTGGCATGAGTACTTCCTCCTTCAGGCAGATCATAAATGGGGCGGTCACAGTGGAGACGCGAGGGAGCTGGTCATTCACCGCGACCCGTACCGGCACATTCATCATACCGGGTCGAACTACCCGAATCAGTGGACAGACAGTCGAGATCCAGCCCGTCACCTTCGAGGTTGTTCCGATGGACGAGGCAACCCGCAGCCGGGCCTTCCTCCAACTTGAATTACCCGACGGGCCCTATTATGTCGGACAAGCCCTGACCGCCAAGCTCGGTCTCTTTGTCCGGGATGATCTCACCCTCTCCAATATCGCCTTCCCGGAGCGCGAGGGGGAAGGTTTCCTTAATACGGAATTCGATGATAATCCAAACCGCACAAGGACTCGCGTGAGTGGGCGGATCTACGAGGCCTTTGTCTGGGAATTCATCCTGACGCCAATCAAGTCCGGACCTACCAGCCTGCGCTTCATTCAAAACATCGCCATTCAGGAATCCTCTTCTGACAACCGCTTCCCGAGATTCTTTAACCTGGATAGAACCCAGACCAAGCCGCTGGCACTCTTTACCGATACGCTGGAAGTCGATGTGCTTCCTCTGCCGGAAGACAACCGGCCCGCTTCATTCAGCGACGCCGTTGGTGAATTTAACCTGACGGCGACACTCTCCACGCGCGAACTGGTTGTCGGCGAGCCCATCACTCTGACACTGACCCTGTCCGGCACCGGCAATTTTGACCGGATTGCCCCACCCCGGATTCCTGAATGGGAGAACTGGCGGCTCTATCCCCCAAAGGTTGAATTTAAACCGGGGGGAGACTTGGGAATTTCAGGCTCAAAAAGCTTCGAGTACATCCTGATCCCACAATCTGAGACAATCGAGGAAGTCCCGTCCCTGGAATACGCCTATTTCAACCCTGAAAACAGTGATTACACTACTGTTCAAATTGATGCCCAGCCCGTGACTGTCGCGCCGTCCAGCAAGCCGGTAGACTCCGGAGTATTCCTCGGGTCGGATTTCAATGAACAGGAAGAAGAGGAGCGAATCCCCGAGGCCCTTCTGCCAATCCGGCCAGAAACCGGCGCACTCATCCAAACAGGCCCTCCGTGGGAGAATTACCGGTTCTGGATGGTGAATGGATCATTCGCTATCATCCTGCTGGGAGTAGCCCTTGTCCTGCATCGCAAACGGCGTTTGCGGGATGACAACCAGTTGGCCAGACGCCATGCCGGTAGCCGAAAAGTCCGCAAATCCCTTCAACGGGCAGGTAAGGCGGCCAGCTCGGAGGATGCAGAGGCCTTTTTCATTGAAGCACGCAGTGCTATCCAGGAACGGGTGAGCCATTTGTCAAAAACCCCACTGGAAGCCAAAACGCTTGTCACCTCCGACTGCCTTGACATATTGAAAGATTCCGATTTACCGGATTCAGTTGTTCAAAAATGCTCACAAATCCTTCACGCGGCGGATGCCTCCCAATTCGCCGGATCCCCTGCATCCACCAAGAATCTTCTTTCCCACGCGGATGAACTCAGAGAATTGATCTCCGACTTAAACCGTTTTCAGAAATGA
- a CDS encoding InlB B-repeat-containing protein: MMPQFAEPIWLLAGMAAVLVLFLLFLLSERRAWRRLREFAAPSLLEPLTASHSRTRLWVKNGLLLLCILLLCFSLARPQWGANWEKAETRGIDVMIALDTSRSMMAEDIKPNRLERSKLAILDLLETVKGDRVGLIAFAGNAFLQCPLTLDYQAFRQTLFSISTETIPVGGTDVATAIDEAEAYFEETGNERILILITDGEDLEASGIQKARDAGQNGTRILAVGVGSTSGELIPISTPGGQQDFLRDASGKPVSTALDEGTLRRIAEVSNGLYAPLGPTGEGLRRVYEFSLAQSESTEQEEMLQRIPIERFQWPLAGAIFVIILESLLSTRRRNKGNGQGPGLGLAVLFLGSLVVAPGESVAGTAKDAEKAYQDGRYEESLTLYKDALLDEPDEPKLIYNTGVSAYRSGEYEEAITRFEQTLKEGSPKLQTKAFYNTGNSRVAYGFDQLEDQPALARDQWQFALKDYESALALDPGHSASQQNIEALRETIANHTYSLDVQAEPADAGSVSPGGEVFHKVPVPLEAKANEGWLFTEWTGEDIEDSTKARTTIRPTENRSVIARFVKTWQLEVATEDPSMGSAGESGTYREDEPVTIKAEGEDYFAFSKWIPEGCEVANEAAPETEVTLTADAKVTATFVPAFKLSVNLDPEIGGKAGPSGFFEEYSVVPIKAEPRPGFEWVGWVGDGIKDPNAPESSISLTADRIAIAEMKRIWNLVIIPTPEEGGTVEGAGNHPIGSTVEISATPAEGFKFDGWEGPGVEDPEAPSTRVTVQSTEHNLFARFSQDDSDQDQEDQDQQDQEQEDQQDQQQDQQDQQDQQEEDSQSDQQEEQDNEDQQEDTGEPEDNEGEEQEEQPSEQESPGEPQQEDSGEPVPMEMSREEARQLLNALSEDERFLPASELSQEKESDQSQPSGRDW, encoded by the coding sequence ATGATGCCACAATTTGCTGAACCGATCTGGCTCCTTGCCGGAATGGCCGCTGTTCTGGTCCTGTTCCTTCTCTTCCTGCTCTCGGAACGGAGGGCCTGGCGGCGGTTGCGGGAATTCGCCGCTCCCAGCCTCTTGGAACCATTGACGGCATCGCACAGCCGGACCCGGTTGTGGGTCAAGAACGGATTGCTTCTGCTCTGTATCCTCCTCCTTTGTTTCAGCCTTGCCCGGCCGCAGTGGGGAGCCAATTGGGAAAAGGCCGAGACCCGCGGGATCGACGTCATGATCGCCCTCGATACATCACGCAGCATGATGGCAGAGGACATCAAACCCAACCGGTTGGAACGCTCCAAGCTGGCCATCCTCGATTTGCTTGAAACCGTCAAGGGAGACCGCGTCGGCTTGATCGCCTTTGCTGGAAATGCTTTCCTGCAGTGCCCCCTGACTCTGGATTACCAAGCCTTCCGGCAGACCCTCTTTTCCATTTCCACCGAGACAATCCCAGTCGGCGGAACCGATGTCGCCACAGCCATCGACGAAGCGGAGGCATACTTCGAGGAAACGGGAAATGAACGTATTCTAATTCTCATTACAGATGGAGAGGACCTCGAGGCCAGCGGTATCCAAAAGGCCCGCGATGCCGGGCAAAACGGAACCCGCATCCTCGCCGTAGGCGTAGGTTCCACTTCGGGTGAATTGATCCCGATAAGCACTCCCGGAGGGCAACAGGATTTTCTCAGGGATGCTTCTGGCAAGCCGGTTTCGACCGCCCTTGATGAAGGTACGCTGCGACGGATTGCTGAGGTTAGCAACGGCCTTTACGCACCGCTTGGCCCAACCGGGGAAGGCCTCAGGCGGGTCTATGAATTCAGTCTGGCACAGTCGGAAAGCACCGAACAGGAGGAAATGCTCCAGCGTATCCCAATTGAACGGTTCCAGTGGCCGCTGGCTGGTGCCATCTTTGTTATAATCCTGGAGAGCCTCCTCTCAACCCGCCGCCGCAATAAGGGAAACGGCCAAGGCCCGGGATTGGGACTTGCCGTTCTTTTTCTCGGTTCACTTGTAGTCGCACCGGGTGAATCCGTGGCAGGCACGGCCAAGGATGCCGAGAAGGCGTATCAGGATGGTCGCTACGAGGAGTCCCTCACCTTGTACAAGGATGCCTTGCTGGATGAGCCGGATGAGCCGAAGTTGATCTACAACACGGGTGTTTCAGCGTATCGATCGGGTGAATACGAAGAGGCGATCACGCGCTTTGAACAAACGCTCAAGGAAGGTTCTCCCAAGCTCCAGACGAAGGCCTTTTACAACACCGGGAACAGCCGTGTTGCCTACGGATTTGACCAGCTTGAGGACCAGCCTGCCCTGGCCCGCGACCAATGGCAGTTTGCGCTCAAGGATTACGAGAGCGCCCTCGCCCTGGATCCCGGGCACTCGGCCTCGCAGCAAAACATTGAAGCGCTCCGGGAAACCATCGCCAACCACACTTATTCCCTTGATGTCCAAGCTGAACCAGCCGATGCAGGATCGGTTTCCCCCGGTGGTGAAGTCTTTCACAAGGTGCCCGTACCCCTCGAGGCGAAGGCCAATGAGGGCTGGCTCTTTACTGAATGGACCGGCGAGGACATTGAAGATTCGACTAAAGCCCGCACAACGATACGCCCGACAGAGAACCGTTCGGTCATTGCGCGGTTCGTCAAGACCTGGCAGCTGGAAGTGGCGACAGAAGACCCCTCAATGGGTTCTGCGGGTGAGTCCGGAACATACCGCGAAGATGAACCCGTCACCATCAAGGCGGAAGGGGAAGACTATTTTGCCTTTTCAAAATGGATCCCGGAAGGCTGCGAGGTGGCAAACGAAGCCGCACCGGAAACAGAAGTTACTTTAACCGCGGATGCGAAAGTCACCGCTACTTTTGTCCCGGCCTTCAAACTCTCCGTCAATCTGGATCCTGAAATCGGCGGCAAGGCCGGACCATCCGGTTTCTTCGAGGAATATTCTGTGGTTCCGATCAAGGCGGAGCCACGGCCGGGCTTCGAATGGGTTGGTTGGGTCGGTGATGGGATCAAGGATCCAAATGCACCAGAATCTTCCATCAGCCTGACCGCGGACCGCATTGCCATCGCGGAAATGAAGCGGATATGGAATCTGGTCATCATCCCGACTCCCGAGGAGGGGGGAACCGTAGAAGGGGCCGGCAACCATCCAATCGGCAGCACCGTCGAAATTTCAGCAACACCGGCGGAAGGCTTTAAATTTGACGGGTGGGAAGGTCCCGGCGTCGAGGATCCAGAGGCTCCCTCCACACGCGTCACTGTTCAGTCCACAGAACATAATCTCTTTGCACGCTTCTCCCAGGATGACAGCGATCAGGACCAGGAAGATCAAGATCAGCAAGACCAGGAGCAAGAGGATCAACAAGACCAACAGCAGGATCAGCAGGATCAGCAGGACCAACAGGAAGAAGATTCCCAATCTGACCAGCAGGAGGAGCAGGACAACGAGGACCAGCAAGAGGACACCGGGGAGCCCGAGGACAACGAGGGGGAAGAGCAGGAGGAGCAGCCATCTGAGCAAGAGTCGCCCGGAGAGCCGCAACAGGAAGATAGCGGGGAGCCTGTCCCAATGGAAATGTCCCGCGAGGAAGCACGACAACTGCTCAACGCACTGAGCGAAGACGAAAGATTTTTACCTGCCAGCGAGTTGTCGCAGGAAAAGGAATCCGACCAAAGTCAACCCAGCGGGAGAGACTGGTAA
- a CDS encoding vWA domain-containing protein — protein sequence MIFQFAEAHWLFLLIAVPLLLWLQGRVGRSASIRFPSTLLASQVAAFVRQRPGRWRAALRWLAIVFFIVALARPQTGEELTSSESSGVDLVIAVDLSTSMWAHDFEISGVRQDRLTVVRSVIEDFIEARKSDRIGLIAFAAQPYLVSPLTLNHDWLKRRLAQLRIGQVEDGTAIGSAIGSATNRLRDVPAESKSIILVTDGANNRGQLEPSAAAEAAKAYGIKIYTIGVGKPGMVPFPARFDRDGQPARTRDGRIFLREARSDIDLETLQAVAETTNGRYFHATNSEALRDIYEEIDRMEKREVEINVRRLFTEVYAIPLYIGLALLAIDVLLKQTRHRRLP from the coding sequence ATGATTTTCCAATTTGCAGAAGCCCATTGGCTGTTTTTGTTGATTGCCGTTCCCCTCTTGCTCTGGCTCCAGGGACGCGTTGGGCGATCCGCCTCAATCCGCTTTCCCTCAACCCTGCTCGCCTCCCAGGTGGCCGCCTTTGTCAGGCAGCGTCCGGGACGCTGGCGGGCCGCCTTGCGCTGGCTGGCGATCGTCTTCTTCATTGTCGCCCTCGCCCGACCACAGACCGGCGAAGAATTGACCAGCTCGGAAAGCAGCGGAGTGGACCTCGTCATCGCGGTTGACCTGTCGACCTCCATGTGGGCCCACGACTTTGAGATTAGTGGTGTCCGGCAAGACCGCCTGACTGTCGTTCGCTCAGTAATCGAAGACTTCATCGAGGCCCGCAAAAGTGATCGAATCGGCCTGATTGCCTTTGCCGCGCAACCGTATCTGGTAAGCCCGCTGACCTTGAACCATGATTGGCTCAAACGCCGTCTGGCACAATTGAGAATCGGCCAGGTAGAGGACGGGACCGCTATCGGATCGGCCATCGGATCGGCGACCAATCGCCTGCGGGATGTGCCTGCTGAGTCAAAGAGCATCATCCTGGTTACTGATGGGGCCAACAACCGGGGTCAACTTGAGCCGTCGGCCGCCGCTGAAGCAGCCAAGGCCTATGGGATTAAAATTTATACGATCGGGGTCGGCAAACCGGGAATGGTGCCCTTCCCCGCTCGCTTCGACCGCGATGGTCAGCCAGCGAGGACACGCGACGGGCGCATCTTCCTTCGAGAAGCCCGTTCCGACATCGATTTGGAAACATTACAAGCAGTCGCGGAAACCACCAATGGGCGCTACTTTCACGCCACGAATTCAGAAGCTTTGCGCGATATTTATGAGGAGATTGATCGCATGGAAAAACGCGAGGTGGAGATCAATGTTCGCCGTCTCTTTACCGAAGTCTACGCCATCCCCCTTTACATTGGACTAGCCCTGCTTGCTATTGATGTCCTCTTGAAACAAACCCGCCACAGGAGGCTGCCCTGA
- a CDS encoding DUF4381 family protein, which yields MEQFADIEGPLPIGLWPAILLIAGSILLILLSVIFIYWLLKRPRKENTASLEPTRSPLEIALERLQKLRSGKSQIQPEPFTVEVSDIVRDYLEEALAVPAREQTSEEFLNTLATRDGLPEILHRQMPAFLESCDMVKFARQSLDMEQQDALLETAKGVVESTDKELAARHPDGENLAQAI from the coding sequence ATGGAACAGTTCGCAGACATAGAAGGTCCTCTTCCCATTGGACTGTGGCCGGCCATCTTACTGATTGCCGGGAGCATCCTCCTAATCCTCCTCTCCGTGATCTTTATTTACTGGTTGCTCAAGCGTCCGAGAAAAGAAAATACAGCCAGTCTTGAGCCGACACGCAGCCCGCTCGAGATTGCCCTTGAGCGGTTGCAAAAGTTGCGCTCCGGGAAGTCGCAAATCCAACCCGAACCTTTCACGGTGGAGGTCTCAGACATCGTCCGGGATTATCTTGAGGAGGCGCTGGCCGTCCCCGCCCGTGAGCAGACTTCCGAGGAATTTCTCAACACCCTTGCGACAAGGGACGGTCTCCCGGAAATCCTTCACCGGCAAATGCCCGCCTTCCTCGAGTCTTGTGACATGGTGAAGTTCGCCCGGCAAAGCCTCGATATGGAGCAGCAGGATGCCCTCCTCGAAACGGCAAAGGGAGTTGTCGAATCCACCGATAAAGAACTCGCGGCCCGCCACCCTGACGGGGAAAACCTTGCCCAAGCCATATGA
- a CDS encoding DUF58 domain-containing protein, with the protein MSPSERTREILRKVRQVEIRSRKFVDESLVGAYHSVFKGQGMDFAEVREYQPGDDVRSIDWNVTAKMDRPFIKVYEEERELTIMLMVDISASGDFGSVKQTKRELAAELASVLAFSATRNNDKVGLILFSDTVEKIIMPKKGRSHVLRVIREILFYEPQHKGTNLSEAMKTLNHLIRRKAVCFLVSDFLTEESQAWLRPSTKEKPGELQKMLTLTGKRHDLICIHLHDPRETQLPSVGWIVLEDAETGHQVEVNTSDARLQGMYQHQNRQRLERIEDTFKRSGIDHFQVQTQEPYITALRAFFKKRGKRR; encoded by the coding sequence ATGTCCCCATCTGAGCGCACTCGCGAAATCCTGCGCAAGGTCCGCCAAGTCGAGATCCGCAGCAGGAAGTTTGTCGATGAGTCCCTTGTCGGCGCTTACCACAGCGTGTTCAAAGGACAGGGAATGGATTTTGCCGAGGTGCGCGAATACCAACCCGGCGACGATGTCCGCTCCATTGACTGGAATGTGACCGCCAAGATGGACCGGCCCTTCATCAAGGTCTACGAGGAGGAACGTGAGCTGACCATCATGCTGATGGTTGACATCTCCGCTTCCGGGGATTTTGGCAGCGTCAAGCAGACCAAGCGCGAGCTGGCTGCAGAGCTGGCCAGTGTCCTCGCATTCAGTGCCACGCGCAACAACGACAAGGTCGGCTTGATCCTGTTTTCCGACACGGTCGAAAAAATTATCATGCCTAAAAAGGGACGATCCCATGTCCTCCGGGTCATTCGGGAAATCCTCTTTTATGAGCCGCAGCACAAGGGCACCAACCTGAGCGAGGCCATGAAAACCCTGAACCACCTGATTCGGCGCAAGGCTGTGTGTTTTCTTGTCAGCGACTTTCTGACTGAGGAATCGCAGGCATGGCTCCGCCCGTCGACAAAGGAGAAACCGGGAGAGCTTCAAAAAATGCTGACCTTGACCGGAAAGCGACACGACTTGATCTGCATTCACCTGCATGACCCTCGGGAAACACAGCTTCCTTCTGTCGGTTGGATCGTTCTTGAAGATGCTGAGACCGGACATCAGGTGGAGGTCAATACCTCGGATGCGCGCCTGCAGGGCATGTATCAGCATCAGAACCGGCAGCGTCTGGAGCGGATTGAAGACACATTCAAGCGATCGGGAATCGACCATTTTCAAGTACAAACCCAGGAACCGTACATAACCGCCTTGAGGGCATTTTTCAAAAAGCGGGGGAAGCGTCGGTGA
- a CDS encoding AAA family ATPase yields the protein MSEEFNLEEINTKVRAQAEWITALRAEMAKVIVGQQYLIDRLLVGLLANGHVLLEGVPGLAKTLSVRTLADSIHADFARVQFTPDLLPADIIGTLIYNPKSGEFSTKKGPVFANIVLADEINRAPAKVQSALLEAMQEGQVTIGDNTFELPHPFLVLATENPIDQEGTYPLPEAQVDRFMLKLQIGYPSKSEEMKILESMATTGAKPKASAVVTPEQILSARKTVNEIYLDAKIRDYIIELVFCTREPEAHGLEDLKPMIQFGGSPRATISLTLAAKAWAFISGRGYVTPQDVKSIAADILRHRIILTYEAEAEELSTEAVIKRILETVPVP from the coding sequence ATGTCTGAAGAATTCAATCTTGAAGAAATCAATACCAAGGTCCGCGCACAGGCCGAATGGATAACCGCCTTGCGGGCCGAAATGGCCAAGGTGATTGTGGGCCAGCAATATCTGATCGACCGCCTCCTCGTAGGCCTTCTGGCCAACGGGCACGTCCTCCTGGAAGGGGTTCCCGGATTGGCCAAAACGCTTTCGGTGAGGACCCTGGCCGACTCCATTCACGCTGATTTTGCCCGTGTGCAATTCACCCCGGACCTGCTCCCTGCCGATATCATCGGTACACTGATTTACAACCCCAAGTCCGGTGAATTCTCGACCAAGAAGGGACCCGTCTTTGCCAATATCGTTCTGGCGGATGAAATCAACCGTGCACCGGCAAAGGTCCAGAGTGCCCTGCTCGAAGCGATGCAGGAAGGCCAAGTGACAATCGGGGACAATACCTTCGAGTTGCCCCACCCTTTCCTTGTCCTGGCAACAGAGAACCCGATCGACCAGGAAGGCACCTACCCGTTGCCTGAGGCACAGGTCGACCGCTTCATGCTGAAATTGCAGATTGGATATCCATCCAAGTCAGAGGAAATGAAAATCCTCGAGAGCATGGCTACTACAGGTGCGAAACCAAAAGCTTCGGCGGTCGTGACCCCGGAGCAAATTCTTTCGGCAAGAAAAACGGTCAACGAGATCTACCTGGATGCCAAGATCCGGGACTACATCATCGAGCTGGTCTTCTGCACCCGCGAACCGGAAGCGCACGGCCTTGAGGACCTCAAGCCGATGATCCAGTTTGGCGGGAGCCCTCGGGCGACGATTTCCCTCACCCTCGCCGCCAAGGCATGGGCATTCATTTCGGGGCGTGGCTATGTCACGCCGCAGGATGTGAAGTCAATCGCTGCGGACATCCTTCGGCACCGGATTATCCTCACCTACGAGGCCGAAGCCGAGGAATTGTCGACGGAAGCAGTCATTAAACGCATTCTTGAAACAGTCCCTGTTCCTTGA